Proteins encoded together in one Vigna angularis cultivar LongXiaoDou No.4 chromosome 5, ASM1680809v1, whole genome shotgun sequence window:
- the LOC108339521 gene encoding peptide-N4-(N-acetyl-beta-glucosaminyl)asparagine amidase A — translation MDNYFFFFVFLFFSHFLSISASNLYKIKQHAIDFTSELKSSDDPPPPTEYFEVTRPIELPKTKPFSHHILHHDFGFTYGQPPVLANYTPPSHCPFKTFSKIVLEWKATCKGRQFDRIFGVWLGGVELLRSCTAEPRATGIVWSVHKDITRYHSLLLSPQNQTFAVFLGNVVDETYTGVYHVDVTIHFYPSVKKSFGDGSGSKVGDLAFGGGVPADLVLPISRNLPPNDGLWFVIDNSTDGGFKEFRVPQNAYRAVLEVYVSFHERDEFWYTNPPEEYLIANNLSDVPGGGPFREVVVSLDGKVVGAVWPFTVIYTGGVNPLLWRPITGIGSFDLPSYDIEITPLLGTLLDGKSHSVGFTVTNALNVWFVDANLHIWLDGKSSRTEGGVLDIVDKPLALSLVTDFEGLNGIFWTSARRSILSTGWIRSSYGNVTISFAQDFVYNNSMVMANDGNMQTVNQLILSNDSVHANLPSPFVKDTQRKFSLYLSSNGVDQDNDTSLSVSNVTLGFNVDKSRSSGFGFSKSSVKNVQDGQGTMVIKRNLVVRGLGETQQDYSYASDHGHCYSRKVGSSNYTILYDRVSHPCNRRSHTYLGSNSIKKLPVM, via the coding sequence ATGGAcaactatttctttttcttcgtCTTCCTGTTCTTCTCCCATTTCCTCTCCATTTCTGCATCTAATCTctacaaaatcaaacaacacGCCATTGATTTTACCTCTGAACTCAAATCTTCTGACGACCCTCCACCACCAACGGAGTACTTTGAAGTCACAAGACCCATTGAACTCCCCAAAACAAAACCTTTCTCTCACCACATTCTCCACCACGACTTTGGCTTCACCTATGGCCAACCACCAGTTCTCGCCAACTACACCCCACCCTCGCACTGCCCCTTCAAAACTTTCTCCAAAATCGTGCTTGAGTGGAAGGCCACTTGCAAAGGAAGACAATTTGATCGCATTTTCGGTGTGTGGCTTGGTGGGGTTGAGCTTCTGAGAAGCTGCACTGCAGAGCCAAGAGCCACCGGCATTGTTTGGAGTGTCCACAAGGACATCACAAGGTACCATTCTTTGTTGTTAAGTCCCCAAAACCAAACCTTCGCTGTGTTTCTGGGCAACGTGGTGGATGAAACCTACACTGGGGTTTACCATGTTGAtgtcactattcacttttacccTTCTGTGAAAAAGAGTTTTGGTGATGGGTCTGGTTCAAAGGTTGGAGATTTGGCCTTTGGGGGTGGTGTCCCTGCTGATTTGGTTCTGCCCATTTCGAGAAACCTCCCACCGAATGATGGGTTGTGGTTTGTTATTGACAATTCCACTGATGGGGGTTTCAAGGAGTTTAGGGTGCCCCAGAATGCCTATAGGGCTGTGTTGGAGGTGTATGTTTCGTTTCATGAGAGGGATGAGTTTTGGTACACTAACCCTCCTGAGGAATATCTCATTGCCAACAACCTCAGTGATGTGCCTGGGGGTGGCCCTTTTAGGGAGGTTGTGGTTTCTCTTGATGGGAAGGTTGTGGGTGCCGTTTGGCCTTTTACTGTGATCTACACTGGAGGGGTTAACCCCCTCTTGTGGAGGCCTATTACTGGAATTGGCTCATTTGATCTCCCCTCCTATGATATTGAGATCACGCCACTTTTGGGAACCTTGTTGGATGGGAAGAGTCATTCGGTGGGGTTCACCGTGACGAACGCTTTGAATGTTTGGTTTGTGGACGCAAATCTGCACATTTGGTTGGATGGGAAGAGCAGTAGGACAGAAGGAGGAGTTTTGGATATTGTTGACAAGCCTTTGGCTTTGTCTCTGGTCACTGACTTCGAAGGTTTGAATGGAATATTTTGGACTAGTGCAAGGAGGTCCATTTTGTCTACTGGTTGGATAAGATCCTCCTATGGGAATGTTACCATCAGTTTTGCTCAAGATTTTGTTTACAACAATTCAATGGTGATGGCTAATGATGGGAATATGCAAACTGTGAATCAACTGATTCTTTCCAATGATAGTGTTCATGCTAATCTGCCATCACCCTTTGTTAAGGATACACAGAGAAAATTTTCTCTATACTTGAGCTCAAATGGGGTGGATCAGGACAATGATACTTCTTTATCCGTTTCAAATGTTACATTAGGATTTAATGTGGACAAGTCAAGGAGCTCGGGTTTTGGATTTTCAAAGAGCTCTGTCAAAAATGTGCAAGATGGTCAGGGTACTATGGTCATCAAAAGGAATTTGGTTGTTAGGGGATTGGGTGAAACACAGCAAGATTACAGTTATGCAAGTGATCATGGACATTGTTATTCTAGGAAAGTTGGCAGCTCAAATTACACTATTCTCTATGACAGAGTCAGTCATCCATGTAACAGAAGAAGTCACACTTATCTTGGTTCTAATTCTATCAAAAAGTTGCCTGTTATGTAG